Proteins encoded by one window of Synechococcus sp. MVIR-18-1:
- the fusA gene encoding elongation factor G, translated as MARDFPLERVRNIGIAAHIDAGKTTTTERILFYSGVVHKIGEVHDGAAVTDWMAQERERGITITAAAISTSWNDHRINIIDTPGHVDFTIEVERSMRVLDGVIAVFCAVGGVQPQSETVWRQADRYSVPRMVFVNKMDRTGADFLKVFGQIKDRLKANAVPIQLPIGAEGELSGIIDLVENKANIYKDDLGQDIDVTDVPANMKDEVDKWRNILMETIAENDEDLIEKFLESGELSNADLKQGIRTGVLKHKLVPVLCGSAFKNKGVQLVLDAVVDYLPAPIDVPPIQGLLPNGKEAVRPSDDSAPFSALAFKVMADPYGKLTFVRMYSGVLEKGSYVLNSTKDTKERISRLVVLKADDREEVDALRAGDLGAVLGLKNTTTGDTLCATDDPIVLETLFVPEPVISVAVEPKTKGDMEKLSKALVSLAEEDPTFRVRTDQETGQTVIAGMGELHLEILVDRMLREFKVEANIGAPQVSYRETIRGSSKGEGKFSRQTGGKGQYGHVVIEMEPGEPESGFEFINKVVGGTVPKEYIKPAEQGMKETCESGVIAGYPLIDVKCTIIDGSYHDVDSSEMAFKIAGSMAFKDAVKKCNPVLLEPMMKVEVEVPEDFLGSVIGDLSSRRGQVEGQSVDDGTSKVSSKVPLAEMFGYATELRSMTQGRGIFSMEFSHYEDVPRNVAEAIISKNQGNS; from the coding sequence GTGGCACGCGACTTTCCCCTGGAACGCGTCAGAAATATTGGTATTGCAGCCCATATTGACGCTGGTAAAACAACCACCACTGAGAGGATTCTTTTCTACTCCGGTGTGGTGCACAAGATTGGTGAGGTGCACGACGGTGCAGCCGTAACCGACTGGATGGCTCAAGAGCGTGAGCGTGGGATCACGATTACTGCCGCTGCAATTTCCACAAGCTGGAATGACCACCGGATCAATATTATTGATACTCCTGGACACGTTGATTTCACCATCGAAGTGGAACGCTCCATGCGCGTTCTCGATGGTGTGATCGCAGTTTTTTGCGCTGTTGGTGGCGTGCAGCCGCAATCAGAGACGGTGTGGCGCCAAGCCGATCGCTATTCCGTGCCACGGATGGTGTTTGTTAACAAAATGGATCGGACTGGTGCCGACTTCTTGAAGGTTTTTGGACAAATCAAGGATCGCCTCAAGGCCAATGCGGTTCCCATTCAGCTTCCGATTGGAGCCGAAGGCGAACTCAGCGGAATCATCGATCTTGTTGAGAACAAAGCCAATATTTATAAAGATGATTTAGGCCAAGACATCGACGTCACAGATGTTCCGGCAAACATGAAAGATGAGGTTGACAAGTGGCGCAACATTTTGATGGAAACGATTGCAGAAAATGATGAAGATCTCATCGAAAAGTTTCTGGAATCAGGCGAACTCTCAAATGCTGATTTGAAGCAAGGCATCCGTACTGGAGTTCTCAAGCACAAACTAGTTCCTGTGCTGTGTGGTTCAGCCTTCAAAAACAAGGGTGTTCAACTTGTTCTCGACGCGGTTGTTGATTACCTTCCAGCTCCGATTGATGTACCTCCAATCCAAGGACTTCTGCCAAACGGCAAAGAAGCTGTTCGTCCATCCGACGACAGTGCACCCTTCAGTGCTCTGGCCTTCAAGGTGATGGCTGACCCTTACGGAAAGCTCACTTTTGTTCGTATGTATTCAGGCGTCCTTGAAAAAGGGAGTTACGTCTTGAATTCGACCAAAGACACGAAAGAACGCATCTCTCGTCTCGTTGTGCTGAAAGCTGACGATCGCGAAGAAGTTGACGCCTTGCGTGCTGGAGATCTCGGTGCCGTTCTTGGTCTCAAGAACACAACCACCGGAGACACCCTCTGCGCAACAGATGATCCGATCGTTCTGGAAACACTTTTTGTGCCAGAGCCGGTTATCTCAGTTGCGGTAGAACCCAAGACCAAAGGCGACATGGAGAAGCTCTCCAAAGCATTGGTGTCTTTGGCCGAAGAAGATCCCACCTTCCGGGTCCGTACCGATCAGGAAACGGGACAAACCGTGATTGCGGGCATGGGCGAACTCCACCTCGAAATCCTGGTGGACCGCATGCTGCGCGAATTCAAAGTGGAAGCCAATATCGGTGCTCCTCAGGTGTCCTACCGAGAAACCATCCGTGGTTCATCCAAAGGAGAAGGGAAGTTCTCCAGGCAAACCGGTGGTAAGGGCCAATACGGTCATGTCGTGATCGAGATGGAGCCTGGAGAACCTGAATCAGGCTTTGAATTCATCAACAAAGTTGTTGGTGGCACCGTCCCTAAGGAATACATCAAGCCAGCAGAGCAAGGCATGAAGGAGACCTGCGAGTCAGGCGTGATTGCTGGTTATCCCCTGATTGATGTCAAATGCACGATTATCGATGGGTCTTACCACGATGTGGACTCGTCGGAGATGGCATTTAAGATTGCTGGCTCCATGGCCTTCAAGGATGCGGTCAAGAAGTGCAATCCTGTGCTTCTTGAACCGATGATGAAGGTCGAAGTCGAAGTCCCCGAGGATTTCCTCGGTTCGGTCATCGGCGACCTTTCCTCCCGCAGAGGACAGGTTGAGGGGCAGTCCGTCGACGACGGAACGTCTAAAGTCTCTTCCAAGGTGCCCTTGGCTGAGATGTTCGGTTATGCCACCGAACTCCGATCCATGACTCAGGGTCGGGGTATTTTCTCGATGGAGTTCAGTCACTACGAGGATGTTCCTCGCAATGTGGCCGAGGCCATCATCTCCAAGAATCAGGGCAATTCCTGA
- the rpsG gene encoding 30S ribosomal protein S7, with protein sequence MSRRNAAVKRPILPDPQFNNRLATMMVARLMKHGKKSTAQRILSDAFGLIGERTGGDPVELFETAVKNATPLVEVRARRVGGATYQVPMEVRQERGTAMALRWLVNFSRARNGRSMSQKLAGELMDAANEAGSAVRKREETHKMAEANKAFAHYRY encoded by the coding sequence ATGTCACGCCGTAACGCTGCAGTCAAACGTCCGATCCTGCCGGATCCACAATTCAACAATCGCCTCGCCACGATGATGGTGGCTCGGTTGATGAAGCATGGGAAAAAGTCCACCGCCCAACGCATTCTTTCGGATGCTTTTGGATTGATCGGTGAACGCACCGGTGGTGACCCCGTCGAGCTGTTCGAAACGGCAGTCAAAAACGCGACTCCACTTGTAGAAGTGCGTGCACGACGTGTTGGTGGCGCGACCTATCAGGTTCCGATGGAAGTTCGTCAAGAACGGGGCACAGCAATGGCCCTTCGTTGGCTTGTGAATTTCTCAAGAGCCCGTAATGGTCGCAGCATGTCTCAAAAGCTTGCTGGAGAATTAATGGACGCTGCGAACGAAGCCGGTAGTGCGGTCCGCAAGCGGGAAGAGACCCACAAGATGGCTGAAGCCAACAAAGCTTTCGCCCACTATCGCTACTGA
- the rpsL gene encoding 30S ribosomal protein S12: protein MPTIQQLIRHERQTLKAKTKSPALRACPERRGVCTRVYTSTPKKPNSALRKVARVRLTSGFEVTAYIGGIGHNLQEHSVVLIRGGRVKDLPGVRYHIIRGTLDTSGVKDRRQSRSKYGAKAPKE from the coding sequence ATGCCAACCATCCAGCAACTAATCCGCCACGAGCGTCAAACCCTCAAGGCGAAAACAAAATCTCCTGCGCTTAGGGCTTGCCCAGAGCGCAGGGGTGTATGCACCCGCGTGTATACCTCCACTCCGAAGAAGCCGAATTCGGCCCTACGGAAAGTGGCCCGTGTTCGCCTCACCTCAGGATTCGAGGTCACGGCTTACATCGGTGGCATTGGCCATAACCTTCAGGAACACTCCGTGGTCCTCATCCGTGGAGGACGCGTTAAAGATCTTCCCGGTGTTCGCTACCACATCATTCGTGGAACCTTGGACACCTCTGGTGTCAAGGATCGCCGTCAATCCCGTTCGAAGTACGGCGCCAAGGCGCCCAAAGAGTGA
- a CDS encoding AIR synthase has translation MGATFSISASAAAELGRQAAVAGTPGLMHLDLVSGSCEQHVIRLRPGHLAGIAMARADGVTLHAPEEQLHLLEGLCLDYRGDLSGGGFLISPQDNVRCCLCGSAFSRC, from the coding sequence ATGGGCGCCACGTTCTCCATCAGCGCCTCCGCTGCGGCGGAACTCGGTCGCCAGGCTGCGGTAGCAGGGACTCCAGGATTGATGCACCTCGACTTGGTATCCGGAAGTTGTGAGCAACACGTGATCCGCTTGCGCCCAGGGCATCTCGCAGGAATTGCCATGGCTCGAGCCGACGGAGTCACGCTTCACGCTCCAGAGGAGCAACTTCATCTACTGGAAGGTCTTTGCCTGGATTACCGCGGCGATCTGAGTGGCGGTGGCTTTCTGATCAGCCCCCAGGACAATGTGCGTTGCTGTCTATGCGGGAGTGCATTTTCCCGCTGTTGA
- a CDS encoding phosphodiester glycosidase family protein, giving the protein MPPPPPVPSAEVRLTDQFSGDRLTIGGINTSSSWLWQGEGATNPKRLWLPLDLLIGQIGFQRQSDEGGERLEWYGVQLPLSGLQQRTIGDEVALDALPWLNALGVQVNRSKNTLKVELPQPHLKTLRQGKGSSANRLVMDLSGPALVQRQGDDLLLQIKITPLQESHLRRIGLQTRRGQGGLKLLGQSSKLSTLTLKEPWRVVLDGITPTNPSTSRRQYQAFQRALLAPEMQGPIKKGLVLDQRVVQVGVKPIRLYRAGVQHNSSALLLRPLAPSHAQPGLRYLNQLAQPAKALVAVNGGFFNRVRQLPLGAVRLNNEWLSGPILNRGAIGWDRNGPLMFGRLQLIQEMTVVGQRRWPLGMLNSGYVQRGLSRYTRAWGPTYRALSGEEQALTLREGRVDAVYDQAALVRGVPLPLGGDLIVARGGTALPAQVGDAVTINTRNSNPLGERPQVLGGGPLLLEKGKVVLNGRQEGFSPGFLAGSAPRTVVAQDKDRLWLLAVKGANGSDPTLLETSLALSQLGITEALNLDGGGSTTMLIANTTVMTGRGITPRVQNGLGFVRAGSKVLAN; this is encoded by the coding sequence ATGCCACCTCCGCCGCCAGTACCCAGTGCGGAGGTTCGCCTCACTGATCAGTTCAGTGGAGATCGCCTAACGATTGGCGGCATCAACACCTCGAGCTCATGGCTATGGCAGGGCGAGGGAGCAACAAACCCAAAGCGGCTCTGGCTACCTCTCGATCTCCTGATCGGGCAGATCGGATTTCAGCGTCAATCCGATGAAGGCGGAGAACGTCTCGAGTGGTACGGCGTGCAACTGCCCTTGAGCGGTTTGCAGCAACGCACGATCGGGGATGAAGTTGCCCTCGATGCACTGCCCTGGTTGAACGCGCTTGGGGTTCAAGTGAACCGAAGCAAGAACACTCTGAAAGTGGAGCTTCCCCAACCCCATCTGAAAACACTCAGACAAGGCAAAGGAAGCAGCGCCAATCGTCTCGTGATGGACCTCAGTGGGCCTGCCCTCGTTCAGCGCCAGGGCGATGATCTACTCCTACAAATAAAGATCACGCCTCTGCAGGAAAGCCATCTGCGCAGGATTGGCTTGCAAACACGACGGGGGCAGGGCGGGCTGAAGCTGCTGGGCCAATCGAGCAAGCTTTCGACCTTGACGCTTAAAGAGCCATGGCGGGTTGTTCTAGACGGCATCACCCCCACAAATCCGTCGACAAGCCGGCGTCAGTACCAAGCCTTTCAACGTGCGCTACTCGCCCCAGAGATGCAAGGTCCGATCAAGAAGGGGTTGGTTCTTGATCAGCGCGTGGTTCAAGTTGGCGTCAAGCCCATAAGGCTGTACCGAGCTGGCGTTCAGCACAACAGCTCAGCTCTGCTTTTACGCCCGCTTGCCCCCAGCCATGCCCAACCCGGACTGCGCTACCTCAATCAGTTGGCGCAACCTGCCAAAGCGCTTGTGGCGGTGAATGGAGGTTTTTTCAACAGAGTTCGCCAACTTCCTCTTGGAGCTGTTCGTCTTAACAACGAGTGGCTTTCAGGTCCAATCCTCAACCGAGGGGCCATCGGCTGGGACCGCAACGGCCCCCTGATGTTTGGACGCCTGCAGTTGATCCAGGAGATGACCGTGGTTGGGCAACGTCGCTGGCCTCTTGGGATGCTTAACAGCGGCTATGTCCAACGCGGACTCAGTCGCTACACCAGGGCTTGGGGCCCAACGTATCGCGCGCTCAGTGGAGAAGAGCAAGCGTTGACACTCAGGGAAGGGCGTGTTGATGCGGTGTACGACCAAGCCGCCCTCGTTCGCGGAGTCCCTTTGCCTTTAGGGGGAGACCTGATCGTGGCCCGAGGAGGAACGGCACTTCCAGCTCAGGTTGGGGATGCAGTGACCATCAACACCCGCAACTCAAACCCGTTGGGTGAACGTCCTCAAGTGCTGGGGGGAGGGCCCCTTCTCCTAGAAAAAGGCAAGGTGGTTCTGAATGGACGCCAGGAAGGCTTTAGCCCTGGCTTTCTTGCCGGTTCAGCACCGCGCACCGTTGTGGCTCAAGACAAGGATCGGCTTTGGCTCCTTGCCGTCAAAGGCGCCAATGGCAGTGATCCCACCCTTCTGGAAACAAGCCTGGCGCTAAGTCAACTTGGGATAACGGAGGCACTCAATCTCGATGGGGGCGGCTCAACCACCATGCTCATCGCCAATACAACAGTGATGACCGGGCGGGGCATCACTCCACGCGTACAAAACGGTCTTGGCTTTGTGCGTGCTGGATCCAAGGTGCTGGCAAACTGA
- the gltB gene encoding glutamate synthase large subunit, protein MTQLTGSDWPYCDSSAPAAVAGEKDACGVGFLAQLQGERSHWVLQQALRGLGCMEHRGGCGGDGDSGDGAGVLCEIPWEYLRAIWPEAANANGLGMMFLPKDPSRRADVQRFCDQEAQALGLTSVGWREVPIDSAVLGPLARETAPVIQQWLVQRDVDADALESLLLRLRRRVGARVRKEFGAEGARDFYVASLSGRTVVYKGMVRSEVLAQYYADLRDPRFAVSFAVYHRRFSTNTLPRWPLAQPMRLLGHNGEINTLLGNLNWAKASEAGLEDVWGEASADLIPVVNPDFSDSANLDATLELMVRSGRSITDSLITLVPEAFRNQPDLDSRPDVTAMYEFNAGIQEPWDGPALLVFADGKRVGATLDRNGLRPARWCTTADGFVIMGSETGVVDLSGKTVVEKGRLGPGQMVAVDLERGELLTNWAVKEDAAQRFPYGDWLKQYRRSVSAQPWTQDCQISELDLLRLQTAMGFTAEDLDLVIEDMAGLGKEPTYCMGDDIPLAVLSDKPHLLYDYFKQRFAQVTNPPIDPLREKLVMSLEMHLGQRRPAVKPQAAAAALIHLDTPVLNEEELSALSDQGLVVRSLSTQVAVEACAGGLQSAVDALCSQAEEAVRNGAQVLVLSDRVNADGQPAELMATTVAMPALLAVGAVHHHLLRQKLRLHCSLVSETAQCWSTHHMACLIGYGASAVCPWLTWETTRHWLAHPKTQKRIEQGKLQSLDPDKAQANVRLSLENGLRKILSKIGISLLASYHGAQIFEAIGLGADVIQKAFAGTTSRVAGMTLPELANETLSLHAKAFPELNRSKLEFMGFVQYRTGGEYHLNSPEMSKALHSAVKAGPGYDHFSTYKTLLENRPVTALRDLLEFKLAATPLPMDQVESAESLCTRFCTGGMSLGALSREAHEVLAVAMNRIGGKSNSGEGGEDPIRFQVLHDVDGDGRSSSFPSIGGLRNGDTACSAIKQIASGRFGVTAEYLRSGKQLEIKVAQGAKPGEGGQLPGPKVDAYIAGLRNSKAGVALISPPPHHDIYSIEDLAQLIHDLHQVHPKAPVSVKLVAEIGIGTIAAGVAKANADVIQISGHDGGTGASPLSSIKHAGSPWELGLTEVHRSLLENGLRDRVLLRADGGLKTGWDVVVAALLGAEEYGFGSVAMIAEGCIMARVCHTNNCPVGVATQKEALRKRFTGVPEHVVNFFWYVAEEVRQLMSVLGVARLEDLIGRSELLQPRSVALEKTKCVDLSSLLAPVGDANDRSWLKHSPEAHGNGPILEDHLLADAGFMAAVENHGSLSRTIEIVNTDRSVGARFAGEIAQRHGNRGFKGQLNLNFRGAAGQSFAAFLVQGMTMRLEGEANDYVGKGMNSGRITLVPGDGVANPGDQVILGNTCLYGATGGELFAHGRAGERFGVRNSGARAVVEGAGDHCCEYMTGGVIVVLGGTGRNVGAGMTGGVAFLLDEAGGVQARVNPEIVEVVSITTPQQESLLKSLLEAHVNTTSSEKAKALLSDWTNAKSLFKLLVPPSERAAMGLEAREVVAA, encoded by the coding sequence ATGACCCAACTCACCGGTTCCGATTGGCCCTATTGCGACAGCAGTGCACCTGCTGCGGTTGCCGGGGAGAAGGACGCATGTGGTGTGGGTTTTCTGGCACAGCTGCAGGGTGAGCGCAGTCATTGGGTGCTTCAGCAGGCCCTTCGTGGTTTGGGTTGCATGGAGCACAGGGGTGGGTGCGGTGGTGATGGTGATTCCGGAGATGGTGCAGGCGTCTTGTGCGAAATCCCCTGGGAGTACTTGAGAGCGATTTGGCCAGAAGCTGCGAATGCCAACGGTCTCGGCATGATGTTTCTGCCGAAAGATCCCAGCCGCCGTGCCGACGTTCAGCGATTTTGTGATCAAGAGGCGCAGGCCCTTGGCCTGACGTCCGTTGGCTGGCGCGAGGTTCCGATCGATTCAGCGGTTCTGGGCCCGCTTGCGCGTGAAACAGCACCTGTGATTCAGCAGTGGTTAGTGCAGAGAGATGTTGATGCTGATGCTCTGGAATCTCTGCTTTTGCGCCTGCGCCGTCGTGTTGGAGCCAGGGTTCGCAAGGAATTTGGAGCCGAAGGCGCTCGCGATTTTTACGTCGCGTCCCTGAGTGGTCGAACTGTTGTTTACAAGGGGATGGTGCGCTCCGAGGTTCTCGCCCAGTACTACGCCGATCTGCGTGACCCTCGCTTTGCTGTGAGTTTTGCGGTCTACCACCGTCGTTTCAGCACCAATACGCTTCCCCGCTGGCCGTTGGCTCAGCCGATGCGCCTCTTGGGTCACAACGGTGAAATCAATACGTTGTTGGGCAATCTCAACTGGGCTAAGGCATCAGAAGCTGGCTTGGAAGACGTATGGGGTGAAGCTTCAGCCGACTTGATCCCGGTTGTGAACCCCGATTTCAGCGACTCAGCGAATCTTGATGCCACGCTTGAGCTGATGGTGAGGAGTGGACGCTCAATCACCGACAGCTTGATCACTTTGGTGCCGGAAGCCTTCCGAAATCAGCCCGATCTCGACAGCCGCCCTGATGTCACGGCGATGTACGAATTCAATGCCGGGATTCAAGAGCCATGGGACGGCCCAGCATTGTTGGTGTTTGCGGATGGGAAGCGCGTGGGCGCGACCTTGGATCGCAATGGGCTGAGGCCTGCGAGGTGGTGCACAACGGCTGATGGGTTCGTGATCATGGGATCCGAGACCGGAGTGGTGGATCTCAGCGGAAAGACTGTTGTTGAAAAAGGGCGCTTAGGTCCAGGTCAGATGGTGGCCGTTGATCTTGAGCGCGGCGAGCTGTTGACCAATTGGGCGGTAAAGGAAGACGCGGCCCAACGTTTTCCCTATGGCGATTGGTTAAAGCAGTATCGCCGCTCCGTTTCGGCTCAGCCTTGGACTCAAGACTGTCAAATCAGTGAGCTTGATTTGCTGCGCTTGCAAACGGCGATGGGCTTCACCGCAGAAGATCTTGATCTTGTGATTGAGGACATGGCAGGTCTTGGCAAGGAGCCCACCTATTGCATGGGTGATGACATCCCCTTGGCGGTGCTCTCCGACAAGCCTCACCTTCTCTACGACTATTTCAAGCAGCGCTTCGCTCAAGTCACCAATCCACCGATTGATCCCCTGCGAGAGAAATTGGTCATGAGTTTGGAGATGCACTTAGGGCAGAGGCGGCCTGCTGTGAAGCCTCAGGCCGCGGCCGCGGCCTTGATTCACCTCGATACTCCAGTTCTCAATGAGGAGGAGCTGAGTGCTCTGTCTGATCAAGGGCTAGTGGTGCGATCCCTCTCGACCCAGGTTGCAGTCGAAGCCTGCGCGGGTGGGCTGCAGTCGGCCGTGGATGCTCTCTGCTCACAGGCGGAAGAGGCGGTCCGCAATGGCGCTCAGGTGTTGGTTCTGTCGGACCGCGTGAATGCTGACGGGCAGCCTGCGGAACTGATGGCCACCACTGTGGCGATGCCCGCTTTATTGGCGGTAGGAGCGGTGCACCACCACCTTTTGCGCCAGAAATTGAGACTCCACTGTTCGCTGGTTTCGGAGACCGCTCAGTGTTGGAGCACCCATCACATGGCTTGCCTGATTGGTTATGGCGCCAGCGCTGTTTGCCCATGGCTCACCTGGGAAACGACGCGCCATTGGCTCGCTCATCCCAAGACCCAGAAGCGGATCGAACAAGGCAAGTTGCAATCTTTGGATCCCGATAAGGCCCAGGCGAATGTGCGCTTGTCCCTTGAGAATGGGCTCCGCAAAATCCTCTCCAAAATCGGTATTTCGCTCCTAGCGAGTTATCACGGAGCTCAGATTTTTGAGGCCATCGGACTAGGCGCCGATGTGATTCAAAAGGCTTTCGCGGGGACGACCAGTCGCGTTGCTGGGATGACGCTTCCAGAGCTTGCCAATGAAACGCTCTCGTTGCATGCCAAGGCTTTCCCTGAGCTGAATCGCAGCAAGCTTGAGTTCATGGGTTTTGTGCAATACCGCACGGGTGGTGAGTACCACCTCAATAGCCCGGAGATGTCGAAGGCTCTGCACAGTGCCGTTAAAGCTGGTCCTGGATACGACCACTTCTCCACCTACAAAACCCTGTTGGAAAACAGGCCGGTCACAGCTCTTCGCGATTTGCTCGAGTTCAAGCTGGCTGCGACGCCCTTGCCGATGGATCAGGTGGAGAGTGCCGAAAGCCTATGTACTCGCTTTTGTACAGGCGGCATGAGCCTGGGAGCTCTTTCAAGAGAAGCCCATGAGGTGTTGGCCGTGGCCATGAACCGTATTGGCGGGAAGAGCAATAGCGGTGAGGGTGGTGAGGACCCGATTCGTTTTCAGGTTCTCCATGATGTGGATGGAGATGGTCGCTCGTCGTCTTTCCCCAGCATCGGTGGGCTGAGAAATGGTGACACCGCCTGCTCAGCGATCAAGCAGATTGCTTCGGGCCGGTTCGGGGTGACAGCGGAATATTTGCGCAGCGGCAAGCAACTTGAGATCAAGGTGGCTCAGGGAGCGAAGCCTGGTGAAGGTGGCCAACTGCCTGGGCCAAAGGTGGACGCGTATATCGCTGGGCTGCGCAACAGCAAAGCCGGCGTTGCGCTGATTTCGCCTCCGCCCCACCACGACATCTATTCCATTGAGGATCTCGCCCAGCTCATCCATGATCTGCACCAGGTGCATCCCAAAGCCCCTGTGAGTGTCAAGTTGGTGGCTGAGATTGGGATCGGCACGATCGCGGCTGGTGTGGCGAAGGCCAATGCCGATGTGATCCAGATTTCTGGTCACGATGGCGGCACGGGAGCATCGCCGCTGAGCTCGATCAAGCACGCCGGCAGTCCCTGGGAGCTGGGCCTAACCGAAGTGCATCGATCGTTGTTGGAGAACGGGTTGCGTGATCGCGTCTTGCTCCGTGCCGATGGCGGTCTCAAGACCGGTTGGGATGTGGTCGTCGCTGCCCTGCTCGGCGCAGAGGAATATGGCTTTGGGTCTGTAGCGATGATCGCTGAGGGCTGCATCATGGCCCGTGTTTGTCACACCAATAACTGCCCCGTAGGCGTGGCCACGCAGAAAGAAGCGCTACGCAAACGCTTCACCGGTGTGCCCGAACATGTGGTGAATTTCTTCTGGTACGTGGCGGAAGAGGTGCGTCAATTGATGAGTGTCTTGGGAGTGGCGCGTCTTGAAGATCTGATTGGACGCAGCGAGCTGCTGCAGCCGCGTTCCGTTGCGCTTGAGAAGACCAAATGCGTGGATCTCTCCAGCTTGTTGGCTCCAGTGGGAGACGCCAACGACCGCTCCTGGCTCAAGCACAGCCCTGAAGCCCATGGGAATGGTCCGATTCTTGAAGATCATCTCCTCGCTGATGCAGGCTTCATGGCTGCTGTCGAAAACCATGGCTCTCTCAGCCGCACGATCGAGATTGTTAACACCGATCGCAGTGTTGGTGCACGATTCGCTGGCGAGATCGCTCAGCGCCATGGGAATCGTGGCTTTAAGGGGCAGCTGAATCTGAACTTCCGCGGAGCTGCCGGCCAAAGCTTTGCGGCCTTCCTTGTTCAAGGCATGACCATGCGCTTGGAGGGTGAGGCCAACGACTACGTCGGGAAAGGCATGAACAGTGGTCGGATCACTCTCGTGCCTGGTGATGGTGTCGCCAACCCTGGCGATCAGGTGATTCTTGGCAACACCTGTCTTTATGGCGCCACTGGGGGTGAGCTTTTTGCCCATGGCCGGGCTGGAGAACGCTTTGGCGTTCGTAACAGCGGAGCTCGCGCCGTGGTTGAGGGAGCCGGGGACCACTGTTGCGAGTACATGACCGGAGGCGTGATTGTGGTGCTGGGAGGCACCGGTCGCAATGTGGGTGCCGGCATGACCGGAGGTGTGGCGTTCCTGTTGGATGAAGCGGGCGGCGTCCAGGCCCGCGTGAATCCTGAAATCGTGGAGGTGGTCAGCATCACCACCCCACAACAGGAGTCTTTGCTGAAATCACTCCTTGAGGCTCATGTCAACACCACCTCTAGTGAGAAAGCCAAGGCGTTGCTTTCGGATTGGACCAACGCCAAGTCGTTGTTCAAGTTGTTGGTGCCCCCAAGCGAGCGAGCAGCGATGGGGCTTGAAGCGCGTGAGGTGGTTGCAGCCTGA